One window of Kryptolebias marmoratus isolate JLee-2015 linkage group LG3, ASM164957v2, whole genome shotgun sequence genomic DNA carries:
- the rnf11a gene encoding RING finger protein 11a translates to MGNCLFSQSADDLSLLNDSEGGSLPGEPPPPYQDHTQPVPVFHPTPGESRLASQLTEEEQIRIAQRIGLIQHLPSGVFDLGSDPSDKKVKECVICMMDFEYGDPIRFLPCLHIYHVDCIDPWLMRSFTCPSCMEPVDAALLSSYETN, encoded by the exons ATGGGGAACTGCCTGTTTTCGCAAAGTGCGGATGACCTTTCGCTGCTGAACGACTCCGAGGGGGGCAGCCTGCCCGGAGAGCCGCCGCCGCCCTACCAG GATCACACCCAACCCGTGCCAGTCTTCCACCCCACCCCAGGCGAGAGCCGCCTGGCCAGTCAGCTGACCGAGGAGGAGCAGATCCGCATCGCTCAGCGCATCGGACTCATCCAGCATCTTCCCAGTGGCGTCTTCGACCTGGGCTCGGACCCGTCTGACAAGAAAGTGAAAGA GTGTGTGATCTGCATGATGGATTTTGAGTACGGCGACCCCATTCGGTTCCTGCCCTGCCTTCACATCTACCATGTGGACTGCATTGACCCCTGGCTGATGCGCTCCTTCACCTGCCCCTCCTGCATGGAGCCTGTAGACGCAGCCCTACTGTCTTCTTATGAAACCAACTGA